A stretch of Bifidobacterium sp. ESL0704 DNA encodes these proteins:
- a CDS encoding thymidylate synthase: MMLNQEQLQEIRQSIPARPNTDIPMPYEDLVRDILTNGTLKTDRTGTGTISLFGRQMRFDLSKGFPLLTTKTVYFKGIAYELLWFLKGSSNVRWLQEHNVHIWDEWADENGDLGPVYGVQWRSWPAPTADDPNHTIDQISNVLNLIKTHPDSRRMIVTAWNPAEVEEMALPPCHALFQFYVADGKLSCQLYQRSCDMFLGVPFNIASYSLLTLMMAQQTGLEPGEFVWSGGDCHVYDNHIEQVLTQLSRDPYPYPQIEIRKADSIFDYHYEDFNIVNYQHHPAIKAPVAV; encoded by the coding sequence ATTATGCTGAACCAAGAACAACTGCAAGAAATTCGTCAGAGCATTCCCGCGCGTCCGAACACCGACATCCCCATGCCTTACGAGGATTTGGTACGTGACATCCTCACCAACGGAACACTCAAAACCGACCGTACCGGCACGGGCACGATTTCGTTGTTCGGCCGACAGATGCGATTCGACCTTTCCAAGGGTTTCCCGCTGCTGACCACCAAGACGGTCTATTTCAAGGGCATCGCCTACGAACTGCTGTGGTTCCTCAAAGGCTCCAGCAACGTGCGTTGGCTGCAGGAACATAACGTGCATATCTGGGACGAGTGGGCCGATGAGAACGGTGATCTGGGGCCGGTTTACGGCGTGCAGTGGCGCAGCTGGCCGGCACCGACCGCCGACGATCCGAACCATACCATCGATCAGATTTCCAACGTGCTCAATCTCATCAAGACGCATCCGGATTCCCGTCGGATGATCGTCACCGCATGGAATCCCGCGGAGGTCGAAGAAATGGCTCTGCCGCCCTGCCATGCGCTCTTCCAGTTCTATGTGGCCGATGGCAAGCTTTCCTGCCAGCTCTACCAGCGTTCCTGCGACATGTTCCTGGGCGTCCCCTTCAACATCGCCTCGTATTCCTTGCTCACGTTGATGATGGCGCAGCAGACCGGGCTCGAGCCGGGGGAGTTCGTCTGGTCCGGCGGCGATTGCCACGTTTACGACAACCACATCGAGCAGGTCCTGACCCAGCTTTCACGCGATCCGTACCCTTACCCGCAAATCGAGATCAGGAAGGCCGATTCGATTTTCGATTATCACTACGAGGACTTCAACATCGTCAATTACCAGCACCATCCGGCCATCAAAGCGCCGGTGGCTGTCTGA
- a CDS encoding ABC transporter ATP-binding protein/permease: protein MRQRMGLLALLSLVQALSIVGQAHGLARGLVEIWKLHAVSTLIGPSLEFIAFYALRHLCDVAKQHISSKYGKYVAGQIRPQLQHKIFRLGPSALASRGTGSTVTMLIDGLDQVEHYIEILLPKMTDMMLISLVILIAVWWQDWVSGLVLLLMYPLIIFFMVILGLAARDRSNKQYDQFNILNTKFVDSILGLPTLKMLGVDKEYEGEIYSVSERFRKRTIDVLKVAMTSTFALDWFTTLGIAIMAVFLGLRLVNGTMPLFPAMFALIMAPDYFLPVRQFGDNYHATLDGKNALHDIMSFIDSPETPQDTETEWDGWKADSELKLEDVDFAYPAGSKPKGEDEGQSMASHNVAMNAVEQQREGDSDQDANPAQAETDTSETQAAVQPDALHHLSMDLKGYGKIAVIGKSGAGKSTLVNLLAGFNSPYAGSIELDGRPLKNFNAVAWQRHISYIPQTPYIFNGSIADNIRFYVNDASEQDVRAAAHEAGLDQWLDELADGLGTLIGEGNRGISGGQAQRIALARVLLDKSREVLLFDEPTAHLDIETEYDLKKTLLPIMDNHLVILATHRLHWLANVDQVLVLDKGKVVESGSPKELIGSGGPLDRLISEMGGNQIGQYLD, encoded by the coding sequence GTGCGGCAACGTATGGGGCTTTTGGCCCTGCTTTCGTTGGTGCAGGCGTTGTCCATCGTCGGGCAGGCCCATGGTTTGGCTCGGGGGCTGGTGGAGATATGGAAGCTCCACGCGGTTTCCACCCTCATAGGTCCGTCTTTGGAATTCATTGCCTTCTATGCGCTGCGTCATCTGTGTGATGTGGCCAAGCAACACATTTCCAGCAAGTACGGCAAATACGTGGCCGGGCAGATTCGTCCGCAGCTGCAACACAAGATCTTCAGGCTGGGGCCATCGGCTTTGGCCTCACGCGGCACCGGCTCAACGGTGACGATGCTGATTGACGGCCTCGATCAGGTCGAACACTATATCGAGATTCTTCTGCCGAAGATGACCGACATGATGCTGATCTCGCTGGTCATCCTGATTGCCGTCTGGTGGCAGGATTGGGTCAGTGGCCTGGTTCTGCTGCTGATGTATCCTCTGATTATTTTCTTCATGGTCATTCTGGGACTGGCCGCACGCGACCGTTCCAACAAACAGTATGACCAATTCAATATTCTCAACACCAAATTCGTCGACAGCATCCTCGGTCTGCCGACCTTGAAAATGCTCGGTGTCGACAAGGAATACGAAGGCGAGATCTACAGCGTCAGCGAACGCTTCCGCAAGCGTACCATCGACGTGCTCAAAGTGGCCATGACCTCGACCTTCGCTCTTGACTGGTTCACCACGCTCGGCATCGCCATCATGGCGGTTTTCCTTGGTCTGAGGCTGGTCAACGGCACCATGCCGCTTTTCCCGGCCATGTTCGCGCTGATCATGGCTCCCGACTATTTCCTGCCCGTGCGCCAGTTCGGCGACAACTACCACGCCACGCTCGACGGCAAGAACGCCCTGCACGACATCATGAGCTTCATCGACAGCCCGGAAACGCCGCAAGACACCGAAACCGAATGGGACGGCTGGAAGGCCGACAGCGAACTCAAACTCGAAGATGTCGACTTTGCCTATCCTGCCGGCAGCAAGCCGAAAGGCGAGGACGAGGGCCAGAGCATGGCAAGTCACAATGTCGCGATGAACGCTGTGGAACAGCAGCGTGAGGGCGACAGCGATCAAGACGCAAATCCGGCTCAAGCCGAAACCGACACTTCCGAAACCCAAGCAGCCGTCCAGCCGGATGCGTTGCACCATCTTTCGATGGACCTCAAGGGGTACGGCAAAATCGCCGTCATCGGCAAATCCGGTGCCGGCAAATCGACACTGGTCAATCTGCTCGCCGGATTCAATAGCCCTTATGCAGGGTCCATCGAACTTGACGGCAGGCCGCTCAAGAACTTCAATGCCGTGGCCTGGCAGCGCCACATCAGCTATATTCCCCAGACGCCTTATATCTTCAATGGATCGATCGCCGACAACATCCGTTTCTACGTCAACGACGCCAGCGAGCAGGACGTCCGGGCGGCCGCGCACGAAGCCGGGCTCGACCAGTGGTTGGATGAACTTGCCGATGGGTTAGGCACCTTAATAGGGGAGGGCAACCGAGGCATCAGCGGTGGCCAGGCCCAGCGCATCGCGCTTGCCCGGGTCCTGCTCGACAAGTCGCGTGAGGTCCTGCTTTTTGACGAGCCCACCGCACACCTCGATATCGAAACCGAATATGACTTGAAAAAGACCTTGCTGCCGATTATGGACAACCACTTGGTCATCCTGGCCACGCACCGCCTGCACTGGCTCGCCAACGTCGATCAGGTGCTGGTGCTCGACAAGGGCAAGGTGGTCGAATCCGGCTCACCAAAAGAACTCATCGGCTCCGGTGGTCCCCTCGACCGCCTCATCAGCGAGATGGGAGGCAACCAGATTGGCCAATACCTCGACTGA
- a CDS encoding NAD(P)/FAD-dependent oxidoreductase: MKRIVVLGAGYAGMRTVKKLAGSDVDAQIVLVNKNPYHYQSTQLHEVAAGTKEPADITFDVKQVFASKKNVQVIIDEVVRIDQDAKSIELKNSEPLHYDFLVNALGFESETFGIAGAEENGWPIIDIDTALAARKHLEDTLKRYQTSHDPNDLRIIVCGAGFTSIEYIGELVYRLPRLAKEYGFPLSEAKIDCIEAGPKILGMFEPSLAQWGVKYLEKKGVTFHVSTPITEVKPNAVMSNDQEFPANTIIWTTGVHGSHVIADSGYDEKRNRVVVADDLRVNGQPDQFLIGDVSAVTNPYNGRLYPTTAQISIIQADCAAENLVALMNGQPTKKFVFKALGTVCSLGPTAGIASIDMFGHWNLKGWIASVAKKLIADRAVLELTNIGTMLKSD, translated from the coding sequence ATGAAGAGAATCGTCGTTCTTGGAGCAGGCTACGCAGGGATGCGTACCGTTAAGAAATTAGCCGGTTCAGACGTAGATGCGCAAATCGTACTGGTGAACAAAAATCCGTATCATTATCAGTCAACTCAGCTCCACGAAGTCGCCGCGGGAACCAAGGAACCTGCGGATATCACTTTCGACGTCAAACAGGTATTCGCCAGTAAGAAGAACGTCCAGGTGATCATCGACGAGGTGGTCCGCATCGACCAGGACGCCAAAAGCATCGAGCTTAAGAACAGCGAGCCGCTTCACTATGATTTTCTGGTCAACGCCCTGGGCTTCGAGTCCGAGACCTTCGGCATCGCGGGTGCCGAAGAGAACGGTTGGCCGATCATCGACATCGATACCGCGCTTGCGGCTCGCAAGCATCTTGAAGACACGTTGAAGCGTTACCAGACCAGTCACGATCCCAACGACCTGCGTATCATCGTATGCGGCGCGGGCTTCACCAGTATCGAATACATCGGCGAGCTCGTCTATCGCCTTCCACGCCTTGCCAAGGAATATGGTTTCCCTCTAAGTGAGGCCAAGATCGACTGCATCGAAGCCGGGCCGAAGATCCTCGGTATGTTCGAACCGAGTCTGGCCCAGTGGGGGGTCAAGTATCTTGAGAAAAAGGGCGTGACCTTCCATGTGTCCACCCCCATCACCGAGGTAAAGCCGAATGCCGTGATGAGCAACGACCAGGAATTCCCGGCCAATACCATCATCTGGACGACCGGCGTGCACGGCAGCCATGTCATCGCCGATTCCGGTTACGACGAGAAGCGCAACCGCGTGGTGGTCGCCGATGATCTGCGCGTCAACGGTCAGCCTGACCAATTCCTTATCGGCGATGTCTCCGCCGTCACGAACCCGTATAACGGCCGTCTGTACCCCACGACCGCCCAGATCTCCATCATCCAGGCCGATTGTGCAGCAGAAAATCTGGTCGCGCTGATGAACGGGCAGCCCACGAAGAAATTCGTTTTCAAGGCTCTCGGTACGGTATGCTCGTTGGGACCGACTGCGGGGATTGCATCGATTGACATGTTCGGACATTGGAACCTTAAGGGATGGATTGCCAGTGTTGCGAAAAAGCTCATCGCCGATCGTGCCGTCTTGGAGTTGACCAATATTGGTACTATGCTGAAAAGTGATTGA
- a CDS encoding DUF4190 domain-containing protein, with product MNDNDFNADSGQNHQNGQIPFDSQDSGSTIPRQYAAPQYGQQNENPSSPLNESWQTTSDSQNHEYQDLGFQDSVHQLAQPGQTSLPYNGTIPPAPNYQPHGPVPPANPGYMPPTGPQGYYPPTPNQKWNTLCIIGFALSFFMPLIGLILSVIALRQINRSGEKSKGMSIAGIAIGAVLTVLDIIVAVVIVSAFGYAFNHMNSDYSQCHGSDCYSDPFGDDGDDPDDEDNEDTNYTYYRYDFSQGSTAGKTIIQPNVA from the coding sequence ATGAACGACAATGATTTCAATGCAGACTCGGGGCAGAATCATCAAAACGGGCAAATTCCGTTCGATTCACAGGACTCCGGCAGCACTATTCCCCGGCAATATGCGGCACCACAATATGGGCAGCAAAACGAGAATCCTTCCAGCCCCTTGAACGAATCGTGGCAAACGACGAGCGATAGCCAAAACCACGAGTATCAGGACCTCGGATTCCAGGACTCCGTCCACCAGCTTGCGCAACCCGGCCAAACATCGTTGCCCTACAACGGGACAATTCCACCGGCTCCAAACTATCAGCCGCATGGCCCTGTGCCGCCTGCCAATCCTGGTTACATGCCACCGACAGGCCCTCAAGGCTATTACCCGCCGACTCCGAACCAGAAATGGAACACCCTGTGCATCATCGGCTTCGCGCTGTCCTTCTTCATGCCATTAATCGGGCTTATCCTCTCCGTTATCGCGCTGAGGCAGATCAATCGAAGCGGCGAAAAAAGCAAGGGCATGTCCATTGCCGGCATCGCCATCGGCGCAGTTTTGACGGTTTTGGATATTATCGTCGCAGTCGTCATCGTTTCGGCGTTTGGCTACGCGTTCAACCATATGAATTCGGATTATTCGCAATGCCACGGCTCGGATTGCTATTCCGATCCATTCGGCGATGACGGCGATGACCCGGATGACGAAGACAACGAGGACACGAACTACACCTATTATCGTTATGATTTCAGCCAAGGCAGCACCGCAGGAAAGACGATTATCCAGCCAAACGTTGCTTGA
- a CDS encoding NAD(P)/FAD-dependent oxidoreductase produces the protein MATIVILGAGYGGMRAAKQLAKSNVDADIILVNKNPYHYQSTELHEVAAGTKEPDQITFDIRKAVDPKVKVIIDEVTKVDQDAKKVELKGSNPLAYDYLINALGFESETFGIKGAEENGWPLIDIDTAVAARKHLEDTLKNYKTSHDENDLHIVVCGAGFTSIEYLGELVYRLPDLAKEYDFPIDKVKIDCIEATPKILPMFDQKLADWGVKYLEDHGVTFHTATPITEVKPDAVMSNDTAFPANTIIWTTGVRGSHVIADSGYDQKRNRVVVEDDLSIKGHPDQFLVGDVSGVPNPDNGRLYPTTAQISIAQADTAAENVIARINGTDPKKFVYKSLGTLCSLGPKTGIAEVDMGGHWKLKGAKASVAKKAVADRSVTELTDMPGIMKE, from the coding sequence ATGGCTACGATTGTTATTCTTGGCGCAGGTTACGGCGGAATGCGTGCGGCGAAGCAACTTGCCAAGTCCAATGTCGATGCTGATATCATCCTGGTCAACAAGAATCCGTATCACTATCAGTCCACTGAGCTGCATGAGGTCGCCGCGGGTACCAAGGAACCCGATCAGATCACGTTTGATATACGCAAGGCCGTGGATCCCAAGGTCAAGGTGATCATCGATGAGGTCACCAAGGTCGATCAGGACGCCAAAAAGGTCGAGCTGAAGGGTTCCAACCCGCTTGCCTACGATTATCTGATCAACGCTCTGGGCTTCGAGTCCGAGACGTTCGGCATCAAGGGAGCCGAGGAAAACGGCTGGCCGCTTATCGACATCGATACCGCCGTAGCCGCACGCAAGCATCTTGAGGACACCCTGAAGAACTACAAGACCAGCCACGACGAAAACGATTTGCATATCGTGGTCTGCGGCGCAGGGTTCACTTCCATCGAGTACTTGGGCGAGTTGGTCTACCGGCTGCCTGATCTGGCGAAGGAATATGATTTCCCGATTGATAAAGTGAAGATCGACTGCATCGAGGCGACGCCGAAGATCCTGCCGATGTTCGACCAGAAGCTGGCCGATTGGGGCGTCAAGTACCTCGAGGACCACGGCGTCACGTTCCATACGGCCACGCCGATCACCGAAGTCAAACCCGATGCCGTCATGAGCAACGACACCGCTTTCCCGGCCAATACCATCATCTGGACGACCGGCGTGCGCGGTAGCCACGTCATCGCCGATTCCGGTTACGACCAGAAGCGCAACCGCGTGGTCGTAGAGGACGATCTGTCGATTAAGGGCCATCCCGATCAGTTCCTCGTCGGCGACGTCTCCGGTGTTCCGAATCCGGACAATGGTCGTCTGTATCCGACCACCGCCCAGATTTCCATCGCACAGGCCGACACCGCCGCGGAGAACGTCATCGCGCGTATCAATGGCACGGATCCGAAGAAGTTCGTCTACAAGTCCCTTGGCACGCTTTGCTCGCTTGGACCCAAGACCGGCATCGCCGAGGTTGATATGGGCGGCCATTGGAAGCTCAAGGGCGCCAAGGCATCTGTCGCCAAGAAAGCTGTCGCCGATCGTTCGGTCACCGAGCTGACGGATATGCCCGGCATCATGAAGGAATGA
- a CDS encoding low molecular weight protein-tyrosine-phosphatase produces the protein MSNHPYTVMTVCTGNICRSPMAEIILRANFEERGLADKVRVMSSGVSDEEHSHPIDPRAVRVLRQRGYEIPKHHFAHRITSEEIEESDLFLPMTASHERGLLRLLPTDKKPEVHLYRSFDPNLPKPAPGHESDIDLVDPWYGGPRDFDIAIDQIDGVAPYIVDWVAQQL, from the coding sequence ATGTCCAATCATCCTTACACCGTCATGACCGTCTGCACCGGCAACATCTGCCGTTCCCCGATGGCCGAAATCATCCTGCGCGCCAACTTCGAGGAACGCGGTCTGGCCGATAAGGTACGTGTGATGTCCAGCGGGGTCAGCGACGAGGAGCACAGCCATCCCATCGACCCTCGTGCCGTGCGCGTGCTACGCCAGCGGGGCTACGAGATTCCCAAGCACCATTTCGCGCACCGCATCACGTCTGAAGAGATTGAGGAAAGCGATCTGTTCCTACCCATGACCGCCTCACATGAGAGGGGATTGCTGCGTCTGCTTCCTACAGACAAGAAGCCTGAAGTGCATCTCTATCGCAGCTTTGATCCGAATCTGCCCAAGCCTGCGCCTGGTCACGAGTCCGACATCGACCTGGTCGACCCATGGTACGGCGGCCCGCGCGATTTCGACATCGCCATCGACCAGATCGACGGTGTCGCCCCATACATCGTTGATTGGGTCGCCCAGCAGCTCTGA
- a CDS encoding cytochrome ubiquinol oxidase subunit I — MTVLGLSRFQFAMTTVFHFFFVPLSIGLAFTVAVMETLYVAKRKYIYKRMAQFWGKIFLLSFAVGVVTGIIQEFQFGMNWSNYSRFMGDIFGAPLAIEALLAFFMESTFIGVWMFTWNRFKPGAHVVFIWLTWLGSTVSAIWILAANSFMQNPVGFGINKKTGHAEMTNFAAVVGNPQLWREFPHIATGALMLGGMVVVGMSAFGFMHKNADRAFFTRSIRVGAIIALIGSILVIITGDLQTLEIIKDQPMKFAATEGIYNDLKSPAPWMVVGFMNEGSHTAAGLEIPGMLSLLAFHKLYGGTIQGMNTLNELFKSENGKIIKNGIEHPEISNYYVPANVLFWSFRFMAAVGFAVLILAICVLWFTRASKNTLADSRWKLWVLGVCTYLPFIGTTGGWLITELGRYPWIVYGLQTIADAVSPTATVASLLITNIVYFLLFCLMGGVMIFYSRRVLHQGPEPEDAKTATAGSYVGAHAANRKVALA; from the coding sequence ATGACTGTTTTAGGGTTATCGCGATTCCAGTTCGCGATGACGACGGTCTTCCACTTCTTCTTCGTGCCGTTATCCATTGGCCTGGCATTTACAGTGGCGGTAATGGAAACGTTATACGTAGCGAAGCGGAAATACATTTATAAGCGTATGGCGCAGTTCTGGGGGAAGATTTTCCTTCTGAGCTTCGCTGTTGGCGTGGTGACCGGCATCATTCAGGAATTCCAGTTCGGTATGAACTGGTCGAACTACTCGCGTTTCATGGGCGACATCTTCGGGGCGCCGTTGGCCATTGAGGCTCTTCTGGCGTTCTTCATGGAATCCACGTTCATCGGCGTCTGGATGTTCACTTGGAACCGCTTCAAGCCAGGCGCACACGTTGTCTTCATCTGGCTGACCTGGTTGGGCTCCACGGTTTCGGCCATTTGGATTCTCGCGGCCAACAGCTTCATGCAGAACCCTGTGGGCTTCGGTATCAACAAGAAGACCGGACATGCCGAGATGACGAATTTCGCCGCTGTTGTCGGCAATCCCCAGCTCTGGCGTGAGTTCCCCCATATCGCTACGGGCGCGTTGATGCTCGGCGGTATGGTTGTGGTCGGCATGAGCGCTTTCGGCTTCATGCACAAGAATGCTGACCGCGCCTTCTTCACCCGTTCGATTCGTGTCGGCGCCATCATCGCGCTGATCGGCTCGATTCTCGTCATCATCACCGGCGACCTGCAGACCTTGGAGATCATCAAGGATCAGCCGATGAAGTTCGCGGCCACCGAGGGTATTTACAATGATCTCAAGAGCCCGGCGCCATGGATGGTCGTCGGCTTCATGAACGAAGGCAGCCATACCGCTGCCGGCCTCGAGATCCCTGGCATGCTCTCCCTGCTTGCTTTCCATAAGCTCTATGGCGGAACCATTCAGGGCATGAACACCCTGAATGAACTCTTCAAGAGCGAGAACGGCAAGATCATCAAGAACGGCATCGAGCATCCTGAGATTTCGAACTATTACGTGCCTGCCAATGTGCTGTTCTGGAGCTTCCGCTTCATGGCCGCCGTCGGGTTCGCCGTGTTGATCCTCGCCATCTGCGTGCTTTGGTTCACCCGCGCTTCCAAGAACACCCTGGCGGACAGCCGCTGGAAGCTCTGGGTGCTGGGTGTCTGCACCTATCTGCCGTTCATCGGCACCACCGGTGGCTGGCTCATCACCGAGCTCGGCCGTTATCCGTGGATCGTCTATGGCCTGCAGACCATCGCCGATGCTGTCTCTCCGACGGCTACGGTGGCCAGCTTGCTGATTACCAATATCGTCTACTTCCTGCTCTTCTGCCTCATGGGCGGCGTGATGATCTTCTATTCTCGTCGCGTGCTCCATCAGGGGCCGGAGCCGGAAGATGCTAAGACAGCTACCGCGGGTTCATATGTCGGAGCTCACGCGGCTAACAGAAAGGTGGCGTTGGCATGA
- the cydB gene encoding cytochrome d ubiquinol oxidase subunit II yields the protein MTEFLAKPLIDGNNFLQLLWFFVIALVFAIFLFLDGIDFGVGMATRVLAHNGDERALYMRAIGPHWDGNEVWLITGGGAMFASFPLWYASLFSGYYLLLFIVLVGLILRGVSFEFASHAITERERSVWQWANFAGSVIAPFGLGMMLTSVIQGVPMDAQGNVHAGFFDVVNLLSIVGGVAVVFFSFLHGLHFLSLKLDENTSARMLNTSKKAYWIAYPALVVFVILAFFFTDFYQRRTKSTLLITVVILAATICGHLAANKKRGGFAFLASGVTLAGIIAFIFNGLFPNVMIATDPSKSLAVSAASSSQYTLEIMTIVLCCLLPIVLIYFSWSYFIQRKRLLTDNSPEAIKAALAE from the coding sequence ATGACTGAGTTTCTCGCTAAGCCATTGATCGATGGCAACAATTTCCTGCAATTGCTGTGGTTCTTTGTGATTGCTTTGGTGTTCGCCATCTTCCTGTTCCTCGACGGCATCGATTTCGGTGTCGGTATGGCCACCCGTGTGCTGGCCCATAACGGTGACGAACGTGCGCTGTACATGCGTGCGATCGGCCCGCACTGGGACGGTAATGAGGTCTGGCTCATCACCGGCGGCGGCGCCATGTTCGCGTCCTTCCCGCTGTGGTATGCAAGCCTCTTCTCCGGCTACTACCTGCTGCTCTTCATCGTGTTGGTCGGTCTGATCCTGCGCGGCGTCTCCTTCGAGTTCGCCTCACACGCCATCACCGAGCGTGAACGCAGCGTCTGGCAGTGGGCCAACTTCGCGGGCAGCGTCATCGCGCCGTTCGGACTCGGCATGATGCTCACCAGCGTCATCCAGGGCGTTCCGATGGATGCTCAGGGCAATGTTCACGCCGGTTTCTTCGACGTGGTCAACCTGCTCTCCATCGTCGGGGGCGTGGCTGTGGTGTTCTTCAGCTTCCTGCATGGTCTGCACTTCCTGAGCCTCAAGCTCGACGAGAATACGTCTGCGAGAATGCTCAACACCTCGAAGAAGGCCTACTGGATCGCCTATCCGGCGCTTGTGGTCTTCGTCATTCTGGCGTTCTTCTTCACTGATTTCTATCAGCGTCGCACCAAGTCCACACTGCTGATCACCGTAGTCATCCTGGCCGCGACGATCTGTGGTCATCTCGCAGCCAACAAGAAGCGCGGAGGCTTTGCCTTCCTCGCTTCGGGCGTCACCCTTGCCGGTATCATCGCCTTCATCTTCAACGGGCTTTTCCCGAACGTGATGATCGCGACCGATCCGTCCAAGAGCCTGGCCGTATCTGCGGCTTCGTCTTCGCAGTACACACTGGAAATCATGACCATCGTGCTTTGCTGCTTGCTGCCGATTGTCCTGATCTACTTCAGCTGGTCCTATTTCATCCAGCGCAAGCGTTTGCTCACGGACAATTCTCCGGAAGCCATCAAGGCGGCTTTGGCCGAGTGA
- the trmB gene encoding tRNA (guanosine(46)-N7)-methyltransferase TrmB: protein MLSYVRRKGRLDDRYKRAWQRYAPDFLLDINAGEGSLDLKEGFAFNAGFVRRSWGNDHPLVIEIGTGQGENIIAAAEEHPEVNFLAVEVYDPGVAHTMLRAGKLGLTNLRVAQINAPELFSVCEPGVANEVWTFFPDPWPKMRHHKRRIVQPALASDIRKSLGEGKVWRLATDIEDYALHVHEVMDGRADFANIGTLAVSLPTEHVGKGTADEAKSLPHADFREAERYDGRVLTNFEKKGLAAGRVIHDFTYQAV, encoded by the coding sequence GTGCTCTCATACGTCCGGAGGAAAGGGCGTCTTGACGACCGGTACAAGCGGGCCTGGCAGCGCTATGCGCCTGATTTCCTGCTTGACATCAATGCGGGGGAGGGCTCGCTTGATCTGAAGGAGGGATTTGCCTTCAATGCTGGTTTCGTGCGCCGATCGTGGGGCAACGACCATCCGTTGGTCATCGAAATCGGCACGGGACAGGGCGAGAACATCATCGCTGCCGCAGAGGAGCACCCCGAGGTCAATTTCCTTGCGGTTGAGGTCTACGACCCCGGTGTGGCCCATACCATGCTGCGTGCCGGTAAACTCGGCCTGACCAATCTGCGGGTCGCCCAGATCAATGCCCCGGAGCTCTTCAGCGTGTGTGAGCCGGGTGTGGCCAACGAGGTGTGGACGTTCTTCCCCGACCCGTGGCCCAAAATGCGCCATCACAAGCGGCGTATCGTCCAGCCTGCGCTTGCGTCCGATATCCGCAAGTCGTTGGGCGAGGGGAAGGTGTGGAGGCTGGCCACCGATATCGAGGACTATGCGCTTCACGTTCACGAAGTGATGGATGGACGTGCGGATTTCGCCAATATCGGTACGTTGGCCGTTTCATTGCCTACCGAACACGTCGGCAAGGGCACGGCGGACGAGGCCAAGTCATTGCCTCACGCCGATTTCAGAGAAGCGGAACGCTATGACGGCCGAGTGCTCACCAATTTCGAGAAAAAGGGTTTGGCGGCAGGCCGTGTGATTCACGACTTCACATACCAGGCTGTGTGA
- a CDS encoding dihydrofolate reductase, giving the protein MEHDSSRTGYHEPEPGPAGQEVIEDWGDDVVKTFSVNLIWACAQDMQGRPDAMGFNGGMPWHLAEDMKRFKELTVSHPVIMGRKTWDSLNPKYRPLPNRDNIVVSHDPNWSAVGATTANDIDAALDFARQEAIPDDGLDRSEIWVIGGAQLFRSIMPFANKAYVTYIRGRFDADTYGPDMDELVRAGAWRLQEDGVWMAPKKREGAVEAYRFVTYQKNQ; this is encoded by the coding sequence ATGGAGCATGACAGTAGCCGAACTGGCTATCACGAACCCGAGCCCGGACCTGCCGGGCAAGAAGTCATCGAGGACTGGGGAGACGATGTCGTCAAGACGTTCTCGGTCAATCTCATCTGGGCGTGCGCGCAGGATATGCAGGGCCGTCCCGATGCGATGGGGTTCAATGGCGGGATGCCGTGGCATCTTGCCGAGGATATGAAGCGTTTCAAGGAACTGACCGTTTCACACCCGGTCATTATGGGGCGCAAGACCTGGGATTCGCTGAATCCGAAGTATCGTCCTCTTCCCAACCGCGACAATATCGTCGTCTCGCATGATCCGAACTGGAGTGCGGTCGGAGCGACTACGGCCAATGATATCGATGCGGCGCTTGATTTCGCCCGTCAGGAGGCTATTCCCGACGATGGTCTCGATCGCAGCGAAATCTGGGTGATCGGGGGAGCGCAGCTGTTCCGATCCATTATGCCGTTTGCCAACAAGGCGTATGTCACCTATATCCGCGGCCGTTTCGACGCGGACACGTATGGGCCCGATATGGACGAGCTGGTGCGTGCCGGGGCCTGGCGTCTGCAGGAGGATGGGGTGTGGATGGCCCCTAAAAAGCGTGAGGGTGCCGTCGAAGCCTATCGCTTCGTCACCTATCAAAAGAATCAGTGA